A portion of the Adhaeribacter radiodurans genome contains these proteins:
- a CDS encoding glycosyltransferase family 2 protein, which translates to MHILEPVLNILLYVIGGYAFFNVSYLLFFSLAGHKSIRQNTRTALTARRMCVLFPAYKEDVVIIESALKAKAHSYNGSFDICVIADKLKPETIVTLTRNGIKVIEVNFEKSTKGKALLTALNQLPESNYDVAVVLDADNHMGKEFLKEVNLAFESGYKVVQAHRTAKNLDTAFAFLDACNEEINNHIFRKGHFALGLSSALIGSGMAFEFSYLKNLLSNIGETVGEDKEIDFRIARDQVKICYLDKVYVYDEKIDNAAVFTQQRTRWIAAQLEFLKKYFWQGFVQLFKNGNVEFFNKMVQAMLVPRILLLGLLGFLFMLSLVVPYGPSVSFWAVLLGMVSTALFIGVPGRLYNKQLFEALLRIPYAFFCMCLALLNTKKTKTSFLATPHKTKVVSANLDK; encoded by the coding sequence ATGCACATCCTGGAGCCTGTTTTAAACATTTTGCTTTATGTTATAGGTGGATACGCGTTTTTCAACGTTAGTTATCTTTTATTCTTTTCACTGGCGGGGCACAAAAGTATTCGGCAAAATACCCGAACTGCTTTAACTGCCAGAAGAATGTGCGTGCTTTTTCCGGCTTATAAAGAAGATGTTGTTATTATTGAATCTGCTTTAAAAGCGAAAGCCCATTCGTACAATGGCTCATTTGATATTTGCGTGATAGCGGATAAACTAAAACCCGAAACCATTGTAACTTTAACGCGAAATGGCATTAAGGTAATAGAAGTAAATTTTGAAAAAAGTACCAAAGGCAAAGCTTTATTAACTGCTCTTAACCAGCTACCAGAAAGCAACTACGATGTGGCGGTAGTATTGGATGCCGACAACCACATGGGTAAAGAATTTTTAAAAGAAGTTAATTTAGCTTTTGAATCCGGCTATAAAGTAGTGCAAGCCCACCGTACGGCCAAAAATTTAGATACTGCCTTTGCTTTTTTAGATGCCTGCAACGAGGAAATTAACAACCATATTTTCCGGAAAGGTCATTTTGCGCTTGGCTTATCTTCTGCTCTGATTGGCTCGGGCATGGCCTTTGAATTTTCCTATTTAAAAAATTTACTGTCGAATATTGGCGAAACCGTAGGAGAAGATAAAGAAATTGACTTTAGGATTGCCCGGGACCAGGTTAAAATTTGCTACCTGGATAAAGTTTACGTTTACGACGAAAAAATTGATAATGCCGCTGTATTTACCCAACAAAGAACCCGTTGGATTGCCGCGCAATTAGAATTTTTAAAAAAATATTTTTGGCAAGGTTTTGTACAACTATTTAAGAATGGCAACGTGGAGTTTTTTAATAAAATGGTGCAGGCCATGTTAGTACCCCGGATTTTACTTTTAGGCTTATTAGGTTTCTTATTTATGTTGTCTCTTGTAGTGCCTTATGGCCCATCCGTTAGTTTCTGGGCAGTTTTATTGGGTATGGTTAGCACTGCTTTATTTATTGGTGTTCCTGGTCGTTTATATAATAAACAACTTTTCGAAGCCTTATTACGGATTCCTTACGCTTTTTTCTGCATGTGCTTGGCCTTGTTAAATACAAAAAAAACCAAAACTTCTTTCCTGGCTACCCCCCACAAAACCAAAGTAGTTTCAGCTAATTTAGACAAGTAA